A window of the Helianthus annuus cultivar XRQ/B chromosome 4, HanXRQr2.0-SUNRISE, whole genome shotgun sequence genome harbors these coding sequences:
- the LOC110934098 gene encoding verprolin-like, whose translation MFPVSPFITTIDHHHHRRPRLAPYAATVARHRRPMPPTAATTLRHQPPPPPLTNTTYCRCRHPPLPPPPPLTADTLTTATTNDTHRHSPATMTIVSTHYRHPPLILFFHLFVPTK comes from the coding sequence ATGTTCCCTGTCTCACCCTTCATCACCAccatcgaccaccaccaccatcgccgccCACGGTTGGCACCCTACGCCGCCACTGTTGCTCGTCACCGCCGACCAATGCcacccaccgccgccaccaccctCCGTCAccaaccaccgccaccaccactgaCCAACACCACCTACTGTCGTTGTCGCCACccgccgctgccaccaccaccaccactcaccgccgACACCCTAACCACCGCCACTACCAACGACACCCACCGCCACTCACCAGCCACTATGACCATCGTCAGCACCCACTACCGTCACCCACCGTTAATTTTATTCTTTCACCTTTTCGTGCCTACCAAATAA